One Dietzia sp. JS16-p6b genomic window carries:
- a CDS encoding metalloregulator ArsR/SmtB family transcription factor has product MQHVYENSTRPDTRSAVRELLLERGALTAAEIGQELGLTAAGVRRHLDQLVESGQVEATRTRPAGTRGRPAKAFRVTAMGRSSAQHGYDHLAVEALSALRRVGGATAVADFARQRVRSIVGHVRPADGPEDVERAATDVAAALTESGYAASIEDAGAGLQICQHHCPVWNVASRFPELCEAEQEVVSEIVGTHVQRLATIAGGHCACTTNIPTGMVTAGDLAATMPAAADADASVPTPERTVR; this is encoded by the coding sequence GTGCAGCACGTCTACGAGAACAGCACGCGACCCGACACCCGCTCGGCCGTCCGTGAACTCCTGCTGGAACGAGGGGCTCTCACCGCAGCCGAGATCGGGCAGGAGCTCGGGCTGACGGCGGCGGGCGTCCGCCGCCATCTGGATCAACTGGTCGAGTCCGGGCAGGTCGAGGCCACCCGAACCCGCCCGGCCGGCACCCGCGGACGCCCCGCCAAGGCTTTCCGGGTCACCGCGATGGGCCGCAGCTCGGCCCAGCACGGGTACGACCATCTCGCCGTGGAGGCCCTGTCCGCGCTACGGCGCGTCGGCGGGGCCACCGCCGTGGCGGACTTCGCCCGCCAGCGCGTCCGGTCGATCGTCGGGCACGTCCGCCCCGCGGACGGTCCGGAGGACGTCGAACGCGCGGCGACCGACGTCGCCGCGGCCCTGACCGAATCCGGGTACGCGGCATCCATCGAGGACGCCGGGGCGGGCCTGCAGATCTGCCAGCACCACTGTCCGGTGTGGAACGTCGCGTCCCGGTTCCCCGAATTGTGCGAGGCCGAGCAGGAGGTGGTGTCCGAGATCGTGGGCACCCATGTCCAGCGCCTCGCCACCATCGCCGGCGGACACTGCGCCTGCACCACGAACATCCCCACGGGGATGGTGACCGCCGGTGACCTGGCGGCCACCATGCCCGCAGCGGCCGACGCAGACGCGTCGGTTCCGACCCCCGAAAGGACTGTGCGATGA
- a CDS encoding ABC transporter permease, translating into MTDTPTGTNRFAPGTFARPSAPATLPRMAASQTRMELTLFLRNGEQLLVALVIPVAVLFALTAIEFGSIPQPRIDYAITAVLTLSVMGTAFTGQAIAVGFDRRYGALKRLGGTPLPSAVIIVGKILATMILVAGQAVLLGVIAAGLGWRPGVAGLAVGAVMIALGSVAFSSMGLLLGGTLRAEIVLALANLIWFVLIGAAGLAIGVATLPDWLHEVLLVVPSYALTSALVTSIDGGFPALAAVVLAGWTAVCAGLAVRHFSFT; encoded by the coding sequence ATGACCGACACCCCCACCGGGACCAACCGCTTCGCGCCGGGGACGTTCGCCCGGCCGTCCGCACCCGCCACCCTCCCCCGGATGGCGGCGTCGCAGACCCGCATGGAGTTGACGCTCTTCCTGCGCAACGGCGAGCAACTCCTGGTCGCCCTCGTGATTCCCGTCGCGGTCCTGTTCGCGCTCACCGCGATCGAGTTCGGCTCGATCCCGCAGCCGAGGATCGACTACGCGATCACCGCGGTGTTGACCCTCTCCGTCATGGGTACCGCGTTCACCGGCCAGGCCATCGCCGTGGGGTTCGATCGTCGCTACGGTGCGCTGAAGCGGCTGGGCGGCACCCCCCTCCCGTCCGCCGTCATCATCGTGGGCAAGATACTGGCCACGATGATCCTGGTCGCCGGACAGGCCGTCCTGCTCGGTGTGATCGCGGCCGGCCTCGGCTGGCGCCCCGGGGTCGCGGGTCTGGCGGTGGGCGCGGTGATGATCGCGCTCGGATCGGTGGCCTTCTCCTCGATGGGGCTGCTGCTCGGGGGCACTCTTCGTGCCGAGATCGTGTTGGCGCTGGCCAATCTCATCTGGTTCGTCCTCATAGGCGCGGCCGGCCTGGCCATCGGTGTGGCAACTCTGCCCGACTGGCTCCACGAGGTCCTCCTCGTCGTCCCGTCGTACGCGCTGACCAGCGCGCTGGTCACGTCCATCGACGGAGGGTTCCCCGCCCTGGCGGCCGTGGTGCTGGCCGGGTGGACCGCGGTCTGCGCCGGACTGGCCGTGCGCCACTTCTCCTTCACCTGA
- the mptB gene encoding polyprenol phosphomannose-dependent alpha 1,6 mannosyltransferase MptB yields the protein MAPRFPVRGAGVVTARLHTEERSTGTPPSAELARLGRIRRIGTTAAVAMSVGALGAGALPVLQNPVAGERLIGLWLRLQQSSMTVVMTGMVVVTLCWLLLAPYVLGRDRRGRLSGRIDRATLDRIIASWALPLALAPPMFSKDVYSYLAQGAIGNTLDDPYELGPVSALGTSHALTVNVPDIWRDTPNQYGPLFLGVQKVIHTLTGDDVVAGTILHRVVAIVGILMLGWAVPRLAEYCGVSDVAALWLAVANPLVLFHLVSGIHSESLMMGLLAVGLVLALRAVDSLESGPRTTVLFIVGTVLVTGSALVKLPTVVALGFVGMALARRWGGGSLATVRAALVMVVISGATTGLAMLVTSSGLGWITKLGAATSLRSWLSPPTALGVIVGGIGQYLGLGDHTAQILVMVQTTALVIAGVVTVRMLFAVSAGRIDPVGGLGVSMAAIVLCFPVVQPWYVLWALIPLAAWASRVEFRVPVVAVSAVLACFTLPPGAGLPPFVTVQAWVATVVAVSILLIAMFRWPGLLRSRSSERPRMLP from the coding sequence GTGGCACCCAGATTCCCGGTCCGCGGCGCGGGAGTGGTGACGGCCCGGCTGCACACCGAGGAGCGATCCACCGGGACACCACCGTCGGCGGAACTGGCCCGCCTCGGTCGGATCCGCAGGATCGGCACCACCGCCGCCGTCGCCATGTCGGTGGGCGCCCTCGGCGCGGGCGCTCTGCCCGTGCTGCAGAATCCCGTCGCCGGCGAGCGCCTGATCGGGCTGTGGCTCAGGTTGCAGCAGTCCTCCATGACGGTGGTCATGACCGGGATGGTGGTGGTGACACTCTGCTGGCTGCTGCTGGCCCCGTACGTCCTGGGCAGGGATCGCCGGGGACGGTTGAGCGGCCGGATCGACCGTGCCACCCTCGACCGCATCATCGCCTCGTGGGCCCTGCCGCTCGCCCTCGCCCCGCCCATGTTCAGCAAGGACGTCTACAGCTACCTGGCCCAGGGCGCCATCGGCAACACCCTCGACGACCCGTACGAACTGGGCCCCGTGTCGGCGTTGGGAACCTCTCATGCGTTGACCGTCAACGTCCCGGACATCTGGCGGGACACCCCCAATCAGTACGGTCCGCTCTTCCTCGGGGTGCAGAAGGTCATCCACACCCTGACGGGGGACGACGTGGTGGCCGGAACGATCCTGCACCGGGTGGTGGCGATCGTCGGGATACTCATGCTCGGGTGGGCGGTCCCGCGACTGGCCGAGTACTGCGGGGTGTCGGACGTGGCGGCGCTCTGGTTGGCGGTGGCCAATCCCCTCGTCCTGTTCCATCTCGTGTCGGGGATTCACTCCGAGTCCCTCATGATGGGACTGCTGGCCGTCGGGCTCGTCCTGGCCCTGCGCGCCGTGGACTCCCTCGAGTCCGGGCCACGGACCACCGTGCTCTTCATCGTCGGGACCGTCCTTGTCACCGGGTCGGCACTGGTGAAACTTCCCACCGTCGTCGCCCTGGGCTTCGTCGGGATGGCGCTCGCCCGACGGTGGGGTGGCGGCTCCCTCGCCACCGTGCGGGCCGCGCTGGTGATGGTCGTGATCAGCGGTGCCACCACCGGGCTGGCCATGCTGGTCACCTCGTCCGGCCTCGGGTGGATCACCAAGCTCGGGGCGGCCACGTCGCTGCGGAGCTGGCTCTCCCCGCCCACCGCCCTGGGAGTGATCGTCGGCGGGATCGGGCAGTACCTGGGGCTGGGCGACCACACGGCCCAGATCCTGGTGATGGTGCAGACCACGGCGCTCGTGATCGCCGGCGTGGTCACCGTCAGGATGCTGTTCGCCGTCTCCGCGGGGCGGATCGATCCGGTCGGCGGACTCGGGGTGTCGATGGCCGCCATCGTCCTGTGCTTCCCCGTCGTGCAGCCCTGGTACGTCCTGTGGGCCCTGATCCCGCTCGCGGCGTGGGCGTCGAGGGTGGAGTTCCGTGTTCCCGTGGTGGCGGTCAGCGCCGTGCTGGCCTGCTTCACCCTCCCGCCGGGTGCGGGCCTGCCGCCGTTCGTCACCGTCCAGGCATGGGTGGCCACCGTGGTGGCGGTGTCGATCCTGCTGATCGCGATGTTCCGCTGGCCGGGGCTGCTGCGCTCGCGGTCGTCGGAGCGACCTAGAATGCTCCCGTGA
- a CDS encoding ABC transporter ATP-binding protein, translating into MTSPTDSPALLVEGLVKRFGQTTAVAGLDLRLGRGEVMALLGPNGAGKTTTVEVCEGFLRPDGGTLRVLGLDPVSDRQRVRSRIGMMLQGGGAYPAARVGEMVRLVASYYADPLDPDWLLEELGLSDHLTTPYRRLSGGQQQRLSLAIAVIGRPELVFLDEPTAGLDAQSRRAVWDLVRALRRDGAAVLLTTHLMDEAAALADEVVIIDHGRRVAAGTPTELARAGTSEGVTLVVDGEASPTLLSRALGPDHTVTAGAAAGILEVHGPVSPALMTSLCAALEDSGVQLTSLATRSRSLEEVFLDLTGRDLR; encoded by the coding sequence GTGACCTCACCCACCGACTCCCCCGCGCTACTCGTCGAGGGACTCGTCAAGAGGTTCGGACAGACCACCGCCGTGGCGGGACTGGACCTGCGGCTCGGCCGCGGCGAGGTGATGGCGCTCCTCGGTCCCAACGGAGCCGGCAAGACCACCACGGTCGAGGTCTGCGAAGGGTTCCTGCGGCCGGACGGCGGAACCCTCCGTGTGCTGGGCCTCGACCCCGTCTCCGATCGCCAGCGCGTCCGCAGCCGGATCGGGATGATGCTCCAGGGCGGCGGGGCCTACCCCGCCGCGCGTGTCGGGGAGATGGTCCGTCTGGTCGCCTCCTACTACGCGGACCCCCTCGACCCGGACTGGCTGCTCGAGGAGCTGGGACTCAGCGATCACCTCACCACCCCATACCGGCGCCTGTCCGGTGGCCAGCAACAGCGGCTCTCACTCGCCATCGCGGTGATCGGCCGACCCGAACTGGTGTTCCTCGACGAGCCCACCGCCGGACTCGACGCCCAGTCCCGGCGGGCGGTGTGGGACCTGGTCCGGGCACTGCGTCGGGACGGTGCGGCCGTCCTGCTGACCACACACCTCATGGACGAGGCCGCCGCCCTGGCCGACGAGGTGGTGATCATCGACCACGGTCGCCGAGTGGCTGCCGGGACGCCGACCGAACTCGCCAGGGCGGGGACGTCAGAGGGCGTGACCCTGGTCGTCGACGGCGAGGCCTCGCCGACGCTGCTGAGCCGCGCCCTCGGACCGGACCACACGGTGACCGCGGGCGCCGCGGCCGGGATCCTCGAGGTCCACGGCCCGGTGTCCCCCGCACTCATGACCAGCCTGTGCGCGGCATTGGAGGACTCCGGAGTCCAACTCACCTCCCTGGCCACCCGCTCCAGGAGCCTCGAAGAGGTCTTCCTCGACCTGACCGGACGGGATCTGCGATGA